One Hypomesus transpacificus isolate Combined female chromosome 21, fHypTra1, whole genome shotgun sequence genomic region harbors:
- the ten1 gene encoding CST complex subunit TEN1 — MLPAAAIFRFPWEIQSGAVKEGDSVRTFGRLVCYQPEESKATLSAQHGSKQHHLVVQTTFVEPFDSIIGAQYIVLGEIENAEDGVVMVRARVLNCVDGVNLALLQRAIDVQRTYFTERRDNESNAHTNAPP, encoded by the exons ATGCTGCCTGCTGCTGCAATCTTTCGTTTCCCTTGGGAGATCCAGTCTGGTGCAGTAAAAGAAGGAGATTCAGTACGAACATTTGGCAG GTTGGTATGTTACCAACCAGAAGAATCAAAGGCAACGCTATCGGCTCAGCATGGCTCAAAACAGCACCATCTTGTTGTCCAAACTACATTTGTGGAGCCCTTCGACTCCATAATTGGAGCTCAGTACATAGTTCTCGGAGAAATAGAAAACGCAGAGG ATGGTGTCGTTATGGTTCGGGCCCGTGTTCTGAACTGTGTTGACGGGGTGAACCTTGCCCTTCTACAGAGGGCCATAGACGTACAGAGGACCTACTTCACAGAAAGAAGGGACAATGAATCTAATGCTCACACAAATGCTCCACCCTGA
- the evpla gene encoding envoplakin a, which translates to MFKKKDSDTLKVSGKISKTQANSLALLVARMQKNADQVEKDVLLAEGLLAIDAENEKKELDFQHQKEVSIKLGEAEALLQSLFLDVDKAKKYKHPQGSEIESDVSHLHERWLKDCTFYRDVYEPVNDVALMPRIDWAPVLNQKQREVNSEEYGPTMTDLKKQIASQNILHREIEGYSSQLSANSTSTKEEFDAVKKQYKNLLDNSKWRSHYLNSLYDYMQGCTRELAYLEEEQNKILKQDWSDRMIDPPDVRRQYENFKNHSLLAHETEVNRLQDDGDRLVELKHPASATIQAQRDDLRNEWQKFLNLCICQETHLDNVEDFKKYQLDTETLSESLTKLNATLDPKTVSKNSNSQILLQLEAEERSVQRAELLLADLRKRSTTIAPLKLRRAAPSKTVTVESLCDWNTDKVETTRGDKFTLKTNSDKNWDVATTNGATKTLPGVCFLIPPPDTDAINQVDLLGSELTDIKKKRDALQASLKNQNTELSRPQQAAQVSSAPLNPKAVALESKLDKLDGDLAQAEQDILSRLRAPLDRNDPAADMANRLKEQEKATAALKTLEQQKMAAQAEMEPLLAMESAGSTSSALPLKLNAAKNKQDGIAALNDLYTKKANASLNLMGQIKKVDGIVSDFEKTLSADGAIPDAPDAIQARTLEVQSLRKKAAGSQDEMKKLGQDLEATEQLCSSLQQGYQEYCPDIRQQGVQVKQLQNRYANVNNQLKERENLLQEAATKNQEFQSANKSLSSFLNTLPNNNISPSDDLSQINSKQSSEERVMEDLTRKGDDVDRVVDLSQNLQDVLNEYEVNAGKYNSTLAEKSTKKAEKLPSPTLAETVQKQEKALVNRYAETAAESKQRLNQMALAKNILVQNEETVQQVAQQQVHLERQHKSVEEIDTLNKELAEELDRCTHAENDLKTFKSRMVSLKSRRGVERLEEKEVLQYYRDPKIEAELLDMQNEIHKEALKRSGTQGEVEVVNKKILIQGDSLKNAVPRLVTREVTEFERDPQLDVEASKLKYEISKIKDEDNVVREETIQMKTEVTVLQAKRPTIKERIVRKEVVKVEKDPEMVKAVQTFSVEISEEDKKIKMINDEIFQTRSQINALERIIPTIQPKVVTREIKKIEQDPELIKESKKLRTTIEEEKIENSSLANELKSLQSRYTEVQNLKPKVEVKEIVNEIYRIDPTTEAEITRLKKELQDASKLCSNLEKEITVVTTDRNTLRSQKPKVELKEVLQEVVKEERSPENIREIQKLNDQLNTLHHTYNTVLDELSLARKERDQWKAEKSKVETKLVTREVIKYEDDPLLDKEADRLRKEVREETQLRRTTEEMVFDLQNKYLLLERQKPEEKVVVQEVMRLQKDPRQRVEHDKLGTTLDEAVKSRRKVELEVQQLKTLLEEKKRLLRESDERQKKIQVESDLKATKVRINELENAPPPVEESIVIEEVLKVERDPKLERMTSGLRSDMDKETNNILRYQRDIRNLNVSLELLQREKAGERTVYKEVVRVEKDQAVEAERDRLRDQVNQEKYARQDLEEQIRRLSDKLNFLQSTKSSSSREETTLVLQRDALQREKDDINRELKKLESERQDVSVSFQQQTKMMSERSQINRQKSLKMESDMHRLEREILDEKDQIHSRNITIKELQSVLDKEDKADTRTRETNLSMKITILDPETGKDMSPYDAYLQGLIDRTQYIHLQELECDWEEITSKGRDGETSVLQDRKSGKQYSIKNALRDGKLTQSDLQKYKDGKMPISEFALLVAGEKERQPQFNSITPKATSALNSASPQKPSAAQETYPIAGIIDTNTSTCYTIRSAAMRRLIDSTTAQRLLEAQAATGGIIDITNKERFPVHKASERGLIESSQLQRLLNAQKAFTGIEDPITRECLSVGEAVQKGWMPKETAMRYMEAQHLTGGLVVPNSSRRVDIVEAIGAKMIDSSMMRELQADTNYAKEIVDPLTHEKISYKQAMARCKTDPQSGLSMLPASSKESGYPSYTPHRYSYGN; encoded by the exons ATGTTTAAGAAAAAGGACAGCGACACACTGAAGGTGTCCGGCAAGATCAGCAA GACACAAGCCAACAGCTTGGCCTTGCTGGTGGCGCGGATGCAGAAAAATGCCGACCAGGTGGAAAAAGATGTACTCCTGGCCGAGGGGCTTCTTGCTATA GACGCAGAGAATGAGAAGAAGGAGCTGGACTTTCAGCACCAGAAGGAGGTCTCAATCAAACTGGGGGAGGCGGAGGCCCTGCTGCAAAGCCTCTTCCTCGACGTGGACAAGGCCAAGAAATACAAACACCCACAAGGCAGCGAGATCGAGAGCGA TGTGAGCCACCTCCATGAACGTTGGCTGAAGGACTGTACCTTCTACCGGGACGTGTACGAGCCCGTCAATGACGTAGCGCTGATGCCTAGGATCGACTGGGCTCCGGTTCTCAACCAGAAACAG agggAGGTGAACTCGGAGGAGTACGGGCCCACCATGACAGACCTGAAGAAGCAGATCGCCTCTCAGAACATCCTCCACAGAGAGATCGAGGGCTACAGCTCCCAGCTCAGCGCTAACTCCACCAGCACCAAG GAAGAGTTTGATGCCGTTAAGAAACAATACAAAAACCTTCTG GACAACTCCAAATGGCGCAGCCACTACCTGAACAGCCTGTACGACTACATGCAGGGCTGCACCAGGGAACTGGCCTACCTGGAGGAAGAACAGAACAAGATCCTGAAACAGGACTGGAGCGACCGTATGATCGATCCCCCGGACGTACGCAGGCAGTATgag AACTTCAAGAACCACAGCCTTCTGGCCCATGAGACTGAAGTGAACAGACTCCAGGATGACGGAGATCGACTCGTTGAACTGAAGCACCCTGCCAGCGCCACCATTCAG GCTCAGCGGGATGATTTGAGGAACGAGTGGCAGAAGTTCCTCAACCTGTGCATCTGCCAGGAGACTCACCTGGACAACGTGGAGGATTTCAAAAAG TATCAGCTGGACACCGAGACCCTCTCCGAGTCCCTGACCAAACTCAACGCCACCCTGGACCCCAAGACAGTCAGCAAAAATAGCAACTCTCAGATACTGCTACAACTCGAG GCAGAGGAGAGGTCAGTCCAGCGTGCGGAGCTGCTGCTGGCCGacctgaggaagaggagcaccACCATCGCCCCCCTCAAGCTGCGCCGGGCTGCCCCCAGCAAGACCGTCACTGTAGAGTCCCTATGTGACTGGAACACGGACAAG GTCGAAACTACTCGCGGGGACAAGTTCACCCTGAAAACCAATTCAGACAAGAACTGGGATGTGGCGACCACCAACGGGGCGACTAAAACCCTTCCAGGGGTTTGCTTCCTGATCCCACCCCCTGACACAGATGCCATCAACCAAGTAGACCT gcTTGGCAGCGAGCTAACAGACattaagaaaaagagagatgctcTGCAGGCTTCACTGAAGAACCAAAACACAGAGTTATCCAGGCCCCAGCAAGCAG CCCAAGTATCTTCTGCCCCCCTGAACCCCAAGGCTGTGGCCCTGGAGAGCAAGCTGGACAAGCTGGATGGAGATCTGGCCCAGGCGGAGCAGGACATCCTCAGCCGCCTCAGGGCCCCGCTGGACCGCAATGACCCAGCTGCGGACATGGCCAACAGACTGAAGGAACAGGAG AAAGCAACTGCTGCCCTGAAGACTCTGGAGCAGCAGAAGATGGCCGCCCAGGCTGAGATGGAGCCTCTGCTCGCCATGGAGTCAGCAGGGTCCACCTCCTCGGCCCTGCCACTCAAACTGAATGCCGCCAAGAACAAGCAGGATGGCATCGCTGCTCTCAATGACCTCTACACCAAGAA GGCAAATGCGTCTCTAAACTTAATGGGTCAGATCAAGAAAGTGGATGGCATTGTGTCTGACTTTGAGAAGACGCTGAGTGCAGATGGTGCCATCCCTGATGCCCCTGACGCCATCCAGGCCCGCACCCTGGAGGTCCAG AGTCTACGTAAGAAGGCGGCAGGTTCTCAGGATGAGATGAAGAAGTTGGGACAGGACCTGGAGGCCACAGAGCAGCTGTGTAGCTCCCTGCAGCAGGGCTACCAAGAGTACTGCCCGGATATCCGCCAACAGGGAGTCCAGGTGAAACAGCTGCAGAACCGCTACGCTAACGTCAACAACCAGCTAAAGGAGAG AGAGAACCTTTTGCAAGAGGCTGCGACTAAGAACCAGGAATTCCAGAGCGCAAACAAGTCCCTTAGTTCCTTCCTGAACACTCTGCCCAACAACAATATCAGTCCCAGTGATGACCTATCACAGATCAACTCCAAGCAGAGCTCAGAGGAG AGGGTGATGGAAGACCTGACGAGAAAGGGAGATGACGTAGATAGGGTGGTTGATCTGTCCCAGAACTTGCAGGATGTGCTTAAT GAATATGAGGTCAATGCTGGTAAATACAACAGCACTCTCGCTGAGAAGAGCACGAAAAAAGCAGAGAAGCTTCCCTCCCCTACCCTTGCGGAAACTGTGCAGAAACAG GAAAAAGCTTTAGTCAATCGCTATGCTGAAACAGCTGCTGAAAGCAAGCAACGCCTCAACCAAATGGCCCTCGCTAAGAACATTCTTGTTCAG AATGAAGAGACGGTCCAACAAGTAGCCCAGCAACAGGTGCATCTTGAAAGGCAACATAAAAGCGTGGAGGAAATAGATACCCTGAACAAAGAGCTGGCTGAGGAACTGGATAGGTGCACTCATGCTGAGAACGACCTGAAAACCTTCAAGAGCAGAATGGTCTCTTTGAAGAGTCGTAGAGGGGTGGAGCGGCTTGAGGAGAAGGAAGTTCTGCAATACTACCGTGACCCTAAAATAGAGGCCGAACTACTAGACATGCAGAATGAAATACACAAAGAGGCTCTGAAGCGCAGCGGTACTCAGGGTGAGGTTGAAGTGGTCAACAAGAAAATCCTCATCCAAGGGGATTCCCTCAAAAATGCAGTGCCCAGACTGGTGACGAGAGAGGTGACCGAATTTGAGAGAGATCCTCAGTTGGATGTAGAGGCGTCCAagttgaaatatgaaatatcCAAGATCAAGGATGAAGATAATGTGGTGCGTGAGGAAACCATTCAGATGAAGACAGAAGTCACTGTTCTTCAGGCAAAGAGGCCAACTATCAAGGAAAGAATTGTGAGAAAAGAGGTTGTGAAAGTGGAAAAGGATCCAGAGATGGTCAAAGCGGTGCAAACATTTTCCGTGGAAATCTCAGAAGAGGACAAAAAGATCAAGATGATCAATGACGAGATCTTCCAGACACGAAGCCAGATCAATGCACTAGAGAGAATCATTCCCACCATACAGCCAAAGGTTGTGACCCGGGAGATAAAGAAGATTGAGCAAGACCCCGAGCTCATCAAGGAATCAAAGAAACTACGTACGACAATAGAGGAGGAAAAGATCGAGAACAGCAGTCTCGCCAACGAGTTGAAATCACTACAAAGTCGATACACAGAGGTGCAGAATTTGAAACCCAAAGTGGAGGTCAAAGAAATCGTCAACGAGATCTACAGGATCGACCCGACCACAGAGGCAGAAATAACCCGCCTGAAGAAGGAACTGCAAGACGCCAGCAAACTGTGTTCCAACCTGGAGAAGGAGATCACTGTCGTCACAACTGACCGGAACACCCTACGTTCCCAGAAGCCCAAGGTCGAACTGAAGGAGGTCCTCCAGGAAGtggtgaaagaggagagaagccctGAGAACATCAGAGAGATCCAAAAGCTCAACGACCAGTTGAACACTCTGCACCACACTTACAACACCGTTCTGGATGAGCTGAGCCTTGCCAGAAAGGAAAGGGACCAGTGGAAGGCAGAGAAGTCAAAGGTGGAGACGAAGCTTGTGACCAGAGAGGTCATCAAGTACGAGGACGACCCACTTTTGGATAAAGAAGCTGACCGCCTCAGAAAGGAGGTTCGCGAAGAGACCCAACTGCGTCGCACCACTGAGGAGATGGTGTTCGACCTGCAGAACAAGTACCTGCTACTGGAGAGACAGAAGCCCGAGGAGAAAGTTGTAGTCCAGGAAGTGATGCGCCTACAGAAAGATCCCCGACAGAGGGTTGAGCATGACAAGCTTGGGACGACTCTTGACGAGGCGGTGAAATCTCGGCGGAAGGTAGAACTCGAAGTGCAGCAACTGAAAACCTTgctggaggagaaaaagaggctCTTGAGAGAGAGCGACGAGCGTCAGAAGAAAATTCAAGTGGAGTCGGATCTGAAAGCGACCAAAGTGCGCATCAACGAGTTGGAGAACGCCCCGCCTCCTGTCGAGGAGAGCATCGTCATAGAGGAAGTCCTAAAGGTGGAGAGAGACCCCAAGCTGGAGAGAATGACCAGCGGTCTTCGCTCGGACATGGATAAGGAAACCAACAACATCCTCCGTTATCAGAGAGACATCCGGAACCTCAACGTCAGCCTTGAACTTCTCCAGAGAGAGAAGGCCGGCGAGAGGACGGTGTATAAAGAGGTGGTCCGGGTGGAGAAGGACCAGGCTGTGGAGGCCGAGAGAGACCGTCTGAGGGATCAGGTCAACCAGGAGAAGTACGCCAGGCAAGATCTGGAAGAGCAAATCCGACGGCTCTCCGACAAACTAAACTTCCTGCAGAGCACCAAGTCGAGTAGTTCACGAGAGGAGACCACTCTTGTTCTGCAGAGGGATGCcctgcagagggagaaggaCGACATCAACCGGGAGCTGAAGAAACTGGAGTCCGAGAGGCAGGACGTCAGCGTTTCGTTCCAGCAGCAAACCAAAATGATGAGTGAGAGAAGCCAGATAAACAggcaaaaaagcctcaagatgGAGTCCGATATGCACCGTCTGGAGAGAGAAATCCTAGATGAAAAAGACCAGATCCACTCGAGAAACATCACCATCAAAGAGCTTCAGTCTGTCCTGGATAAGGAGGACAAAGCTGACACTCGGACAAGGGAGACAAACCTTTCAATGAAAATCACCATCTTGGATCCTGAGACAGGCAAGGATATGTCACCATACGATGCTTACCTGCAGGGGCTGATTGACCGGACCCAGTACATCCACCTGCAAGAACTAGAATGTGATTGGGAAGAAATTACTTCCAAGGGACGTGATGGTGAAACGTCTGTGCTGCAGGACCGCAAGAGTGGCAAACAGTACTCCATCAAAAATGCTCTGAGGGACGGAAAGCTAACCCAAAGTGATCTGCAAAAATACAAAGATGGGAAAATGCCTATTTCAGAGTTTGCCCTGCTTGTGGCaggtgagaaagaaagacagcccCAATTCAACTCCATCACCCCAAAGGCCACCTCCGCTCTGAACTCGGCTTCTCCCCAaaagccctctgctgcccaggaAACCTATCCTATTGCTGGAATCATAGATACAAACACCAGCACTTGTTACACAATACGCAGTGCTGCGATGCGCCGGCTTATCGATTCCACCACTGCCCAGCGCCTGCTAGAAGCGCAGGCTGCCACAGGTGGCATCATTGATATCACCAACAAGGAAAGATTCCCTGTCCACAAGGCTTCAGAAAGGGGCCTCATTGAGAGCAGTCAACTACAAAGGCTTCTCAATGCCCAGAAGGCCTTCACTGGAATAGAGGACCCAATAACCAGGGAGTGTTTGTCAGTGGGAGAAGCTGTCCAGAAAGGCTGGATGCCCAAGGAGACCGCCATGCGTTACATGGAGGCCCAACACCTGACCGGAGGGCTGGTGGTCCCTAACAGCAGTCGACGGGTGGATATAGTGGAAGCAATCGGAGCCAAAATGATCGACAGCTCCATGATGAGAGAGCTACAGGCTGacaccaactacgccaaagagATTGTGGATCCGCTCACACACGAGAAGATCAGCTATAAGCAAGCCATGGCTCGTTGTAAGACAGACCCCCAGTCAGGCCTTTCTATGCTACCAGCTTCTTCCAAAGAGTCTGGCTACCCTTCCTATACTCCTCATCGATACTCTTATGGCAATTAG